A window of Paraburkholderia bryophila contains these coding sequences:
- a CDS encoding LysR family transcriptional regulator, with amino-acid sequence MPLTRATLRQFEAFLAIVDLHSIGAAAERLGLTSSAVSQLLAELETELGFRLFDRTTRRVDLSSAGQDFLSSAESVLRHVRAAAQTADDIRNRAAGIVRVGAPLVLAATALPAAIADYARDKPKVVVRIYDTVVEQLVERVESGDVDLAIGPDRQSGTRVRCDPAFASPWVMWCAPTHPLNARRRVQWQHLRDVPIVATGRDHERAVGQMLANLPPEARIIPMDVVDNVTTAFGLASQGLAVTLAPAYVAPLARTFGLVMKRIVDPETIREVCVYRATERALSPPADGFADFIVPWLKRWDRETQAEARAKRS; translated from the coding sequence ATGCCACTCACCCGCGCCACCCTCCGCCAGTTCGAAGCGTTTCTCGCCATCGTCGATTTGCACAGCATCGGCGCGGCGGCGGAACGGCTCGGGCTGACCTCGTCGGCGGTCAGCCAGTTGCTGGCCGAACTGGAAACCGAACTCGGCTTTCGCCTGTTCGACCGCACCACGCGGCGCGTCGATCTGTCGAGCGCGGGGCAGGACTTTTTATCGTCGGCGGAATCGGTGTTGCGGCACGTGCGCGCCGCCGCCCAAACCGCCGACGACATCCGCAACCGCGCCGCCGGTATCGTGCGGGTCGGTGCGCCGCTGGTGCTGGCGGCTACAGCGCTGCCCGCCGCCATCGCCGACTACGCGCGCGACAAACCGAAAGTGGTCGTGCGCATTTACGACACCGTGGTCGAGCAACTGGTGGAGCGCGTCGAAAGCGGCGACGTGGATCTCGCGATCGGACCCGACCGGCAAAGCGGCACGCGGGTGCGCTGCGATCCGGCGTTCGCGAGCCCGTGGGTCATGTGGTGCGCACCGACGCATCCGCTGAACGCGCGGCGCAGGGTGCAATGGCAGCATTTGCGCGACGTGCCGATCGTCGCCACCGGCCGCGATCACGAGCGCGCGGTCGGGCAGATGCTGGCCAATCTGCCGCCGGAGGCACGCATCATTCCGATGGATGTGGTGGACAACGTCACCACGGCGTTCGGGCTGGCGTCGCAAGGGCTGGCGGTGACGCTCGCGCCAGCGTATGTCGCGCCGCTCGCGCGCACGTTCGGGCTGGTGATGAAGCGTATCGTCGATCCGGAAACGATCCGCGAGGTGTGCGTGTATCGCGCCACGGAGCGCGCGTTGTCGCCGCCCGCCGATGGTTTCGCGGATTTCATCGTGCCTTGGTTGAAACGTTGGGACCGTGAGACGCAAGCGGAAGCGCGAGCCAAACGCAGTTGA
- a CDS encoding helix-turn-helix transcriptional regulator — MRSWRLAAPHGSGQLSTLRATDLVMAISQADPDALAASMLKIVGDTLPVSQCTVFAYEFDAKPRTVSAADHRGGRFLRDVADRYATHFYALDGNRTIIERSPDRHSRDALVLHQQQSAEIENEAYRAACYAQPNVSDRLSLLVQPMEHVWLSINLYRDSAYGVFQPGELEQVERVAPLFAHAAKSHYALNGQHQQGSAAAMLARVRRVCPALTSRELDVLRGTLEGATAAEIALQMGIKPASVITYQKRAYARLGISSQRQLFALCLLPERL, encoded by the coding sequence ATGCGTTCCTGGCGCCTCGCCGCACCGCACGGAAGCGGACAACTCAGCACGTTGCGTGCAACCGATCTCGTCATGGCGATCTCGCAAGCCGACCCGGATGCGCTCGCCGCCAGCATGCTGAAGATCGTCGGCGATACGCTGCCGGTTTCGCAGTGCACCGTGTTCGCCTACGAATTCGACGCCAAACCGCGCACCGTGTCGGCGGCGGATCATCGCGGGGGGCGCTTTCTGCGCGATGTCGCGGATCGCTACGCTACGCATTTCTACGCGCTGGACGGCAATCGCACCATCATCGAACGCTCGCCGGACCGGCATTCGCGCGACGCGCTCGTGCTGCATCAGCAACAAAGCGCCGAGATCGAAAACGAAGCCTATCGGGCCGCCTGCTACGCGCAGCCGAACGTGTCCGACCGCTTATCGTTGCTCGTGCAACCGATGGAACACGTGTGGCTGTCGATCAATCTGTATCGCGATAGCGCTTATGGCGTGTTTCAGCCGGGCGAACTGGAGCAGGTAGAACGCGTTGCGCCGCTTTTCGCGCACGCGGCGAAAAGCCATTACGCGCTGAACGGCCAGCATCAGCAAGGTTCAGCGGCCGCGATGCTCGCACGCGTGCGGCGCGTGTGCCCGGCGCTGACGTCGCGTGAACTGGATGTGTTGCGCGGCACGCTCGAAGGCGCCACCGCTGCGGAGATCGCGCTGCAAATGGGCATCAAACCGGCCAGCGTGATCACGTACCAGAAGCGTGCGTATGCGCGGCTCGGCATTTCGAGTCAGCGGCAGTTGTTTGCGCTGTGTCTGCTACCTGAGCGTCTGTAA
- a CDS encoding LysR family transcriptional regulator: MDALRDLETLVAIVEEGSLTSAARRLGRSLQAVSRSLQMLERAHGSTLIVRTTRTSQPSAAGMRFYERVKGALSELELARTELAEEAHQLSGRLHVNAPTLFGPKFIAPLAAEFLQRHRQLTLSLDLSDDYRDPAETGADVTIRIGETPDSRLIARRIGTLRRVVFAAPAYLAEHGRPAHPRDLLKHECVVRTGGPHPGRWLLSAPGGDEIAVTVSGRFDSNQVAAVNAGVLGGMGIGVAAYWQIQEWVEAGSVEVLLPDFQLAPLPLHAMWVKTRRLPQRTRLLVDFLAVKLWQL; encoded by the coding sequence ATGGACGCACTGCGCGATCTGGAAACCCTGGTGGCGATCGTCGAAGAAGGCAGTTTGACGAGCGCCGCCCGTCGGCTCGGCCGCTCATTGCAGGCCGTGAGCCGCTCGCTGCAAATGCTCGAACGCGCGCACGGCTCGACGCTGATCGTGCGCACCACCCGCACCTCGCAGCCGAGTGCGGCGGGCATGCGCTTTTACGAACGCGTCAAAGGCGCGCTGAGCGAACTGGAGCTGGCGCGCACCGAGCTGGCCGAAGAAGCGCACCAGCTCAGCGGCCGGCTGCACGTCAACGCGCCCACGCTGTTCGGCCCGAAATTCATCGCGCCGCTCGCGGCGGAGTTTTTGCAGCGTCATCGGCAACTGACGTTGTCGCTGGATCTGAGCGACGACTATCGCGATCCCGCCGAGACCGGCGCGGACGTGACGATCCGGATCGGCGAAACGCCGGATTCGCGTCTGATCGCGCGGCGGATCGGCACGCTGCGGCGCGTGGTGTTCGCCGCGCCCGCGTATCTCGCGGAGCACGGCCGGCCGGCTCATCCGCGCGACCTGCTCAAACATGAATGCGTGGTGCGAACCGGCGGGCCGCATCCGGGACGCTGGCTCCTCAGCGCGCCAGGAGGCGACGAGATCGCGGTGACCGTGTCGGGCCGCTTCGACAGCAATCAGGTCGCGGCGGTGAACGCTGGCGTGCTCGGCGGGATGGGTATTGGCGTGGCCGCCTACTGGCAGATTCAGGAGTGGGTCGAGGCGGGCAGCGTGGAAGTGCTATTGCCGGATTTCCAGCTTGCGCCGCTGCCGCTGCACGCGATGTGGGTGAAAACGCGGCGCCTGCCGCAGAGAACGCGCTTGCTGGTGGATTTTCTGGCGGTCAAGCTGTGGCAGCTTTAG
- a CDS encoding MFS transporter — protein MDSSAIECQPARPAQTQSRTAVPPEQSVPTARFAAMVAVAVLPLYASQTLIGPLDASLHLGAWTTLVTALTLLGYAVGLVGLVPLIDRLPNRPLIAATLLAQIACLALAAVAPFAPVFLAASFAVGVTSSVVQMLVPAAASLAPPASRGKVVGNVMSGLMLGILLSRPLASLIGGVAGWRAFFAADSLVLAAVALAVVPRLPDVRPAGAPSYATLLASMRRLIAQEPVLRRRALYQGLLMAGFNVFWSSVAIVLTHAPLGLGSNAVALFALAGGGSVFIAPLAGRAGDRGWSRRATLVAHLVAMTAAVLAAFALMPGVSRGGSIAMLAIAAFFIDGGVIADQALGRRAINLLAPESRGRVNGLFTGLFFIGSAIGATIAGPALAHWGWPGVCMVALGFFGAAMGLHLRDGLRGA, from the coding sequence ATGGATTCATCCGCGATCGAATGCCAGCCCGCGCGCCCGGCTCAGACCCAAAGCCGTACCGCCGTGCCGCCGGAACAGAGCGTGCCCACCGCCCGCTTCGCCGCGATGGTCGCGGTCGCCGTGTTGCCGCTCTACGCATCGCAGACGCTGATCGGTCCGCTGGACGCGTCGTTGCATCTCGGCGCGTGGACCACGCTCGTCACCGCGTTGACGCTGCTCGGGTACGCCGTGGGGCTCGTCGGCCTGGTGCCGCTGATCGACCGGCTGCCCAATCGGCCGTTGATCGCCGCGACCTTGCTCGCGCAGATCGCCTGTCTCGCGCTGGCCGCCGTCGCGCCGTTCGCGCCGGTGTTTCTGGCGGCGTCGTTCGCGGTCGGCGTAACGTCGAGTGTGGTGCAGATGCTGGTGCCTGCAGCCGCTTCGCTGGCGCCGCCGGCTTCGCGCGGCAAGGTGGTCGGCAATGTGATGAGCGGCCTGATGCTCGGCATTCTGTTGTCGCGGCCGCTGGCCAGTCTGATCGGCGGCGTGGCAGGTTGGCGCGCTTTCTTCGCGGCCGATTCGCTGGTGCTCGCCGCCGTCGCACTGGCCGTGGTGCCGCGTCTACCGGACGTTCGGCCGGCCGGTGCGCCGTCGTATGCGACGCTGCTGGCGTCGATGAGACGGTTGATCGCGCAGGAACCGGTGCTGCGCCGACGTGCGCTGTATCAAGGCCTGCTGATGGCCGGCTTCAACGTGTTCTGGAGTAGCGTCGCGATCGTCTTGACGCATGCTCCGCTCGGACTCGGCAGCAACGCGGTCGCGCTGTTCGCGCTGGCGGGTGGCGGCAGCGTGTTCATCGCGCCGCTGGCGGGCCGCGCCGGCGATCGCGGCTGGTCGAGGCGCGCCACGCTCGTCGCGCATCTGGTCGCGATGACGGCGGCGGTGCTGGCGGCATTCGCGTTGATGCCGGGCGTGTCGCGCGGTGGGTCGATTGCGATGCTGGCTATTGCGGCGTTCTTTATCGACGGTGGCGTGATCGCCGATCAGGCGCTCGGTCGGCGCGCGATCAATCTGCTCGCGCCGGAATCGCGCGGGCGTGTCAACGGGCTGTTTACGGGGCTGTTTTTTATCGGCAGCGCGATCGGTGCGACGATCGCCGGGCCAGCGCTCGCGCATTGGGGCTGGCCGGGAGTGTGCATGGTCGCGTTGGGGTTCTTCGGCGCGGCGATGGGCTTGCATCTGCGCGATGGGTTGCGGGGGGCGTGA
- a CDS encoding helix-turn-helix domain-containing protein, giving the protein MNPVTSSPDAALVSSLLTRIDAMERHWQPDPATVRDLETLIERLRSDDAVCTRLSALLHDSLANPHAHTVGMMRGLLLAVHAYRPASVESDRYSGAIEPGLTAQERQRVLDHIHAHLDTGMSVAELAAASGVAPAQFSRALKRTTGLSVRRWLLLQRVERVKHLLALGELKLDQIAIACGFSSQSHLNKAFVQLAGTTPRNWRLLRCGSARPRTPNRKN; this is encoded by the coding sequence GTGAATCCTGTTACTTCGTCCCCGGATGCAGCACTCGTGTCGTCGCTGCTCACGCGAATCGACGCCATGGAGCGTCACTGGCAGCCCGATCCCGCCACCGTACGCGATCTCGAGACGCTGATCGAACGACTACGTTCGGACGACGCGGTATGCACGCGGCTAAGTGCGCTGCTGCACGATTCACTGGCCAATCCTCACGCCCACACTGTCGGCATGATGCGCGGATTGTTGCTCGCCGTGCATGCGTATCGTCCCGCTTCCGTAGAGAGCGACCGGTATTCGGGCGCCATCGAGCCCGGCTTGACCGCACAGGAGCGGCAACGCGTTCTCGACCATATCCATGCTCACCTGGACACCGGCATGTCGGTCGCCGAGCTGGCGGCGGCATCAGGCGTCGCGCCCGCCCAGTTCTCGCGCGCACTCAAACGGACGACCGGACTCTCCGTGCGGCGTTGGCTACTGCTGCAGCGTGTTGAACGCGTCAAACATCTGCTCGCGCTTGGCGAATTGAAGCTCGACCAGATCGCGATCGCGTGCGGCTTCTCCAGTCAGAGTCATCTGAACAAGGCTTTCGTACAACTGGCCGGCACGACGCCTCGCAACTGGCGCCTCCTGCGGTGTGGTTCGGCGCGTCCGCGCACACCGAACAGGAAGAACTGA
- a CDS encoding helix-turn-helix domain-containing protein has product MTEGYGHHAAEYFGLPPAPALRSSILDTPDVTITRIVAEAGAVNLTDPIPSENAFVLCLQFQDVATHELWFDGRPEPVPAYRRGDISVVDLAARPTAFLPTAFDTLQFYLPESSLRRIADAEDSPVIRELAIPHGTQDTVVQSIGALLLPALATPDTPRLFVDGLMLALHSHLAQTYGQVRLVDARKTGGLAPWQEQLAKAMIDEALEGGLSIFDLATACDVSPAYFCRAFKTSTGTTPHRWLTQRRIEAAKALLTHTTQSLSHIALACGFTDHSHFNRIFFRATGSAPGSWRKSIKGQTG; this is encoded by the coding sequence ATGACTGAAGGTTACGGGCACCACGCCGCCGAATATTTCGGTCTTCCCCCCGCGCCCGCCCTGAGAAGTTCGATACTGGATACGCCGGACGTCACGATCACGCGCATCGTCGCCGAGGCAGGCGCCGTGAATCTGACCGATCCCATTCCCAGCGAAAACGCGTTTGTCCTGTGCCTTCAGTTTCAGGACGTAGCGACGCATGAACTCTGGTTCGACGGCAGGCCTGAGCCGGTCCCCGCTTATCGGCGCGGCGACATCTCGGTTGTCGATCTTGCCGCGCGGCCCACAGCCTTTCTGCCAACCGCATTCGATACGCTGCAGTTCTATCTGCCCGAGAGCTCGTTGCGCAGAATCGCCGACGCGGAAGACTCGCCAGTCATTCGTGAGCTGGCCATCCCGCACGGCACACAGGATACTGTGGTCCAGTCGATCGGCGCCCTTCTGCTGCCCGCGCTCGCCACACCCGATACGCCGCGCCTGTTCGTCGACGGGCTCATGCTCGCGCTTCACAGTCACCTCGCGCAGACATACGGACAGGTCCGTCTCGTGGATGCCCGCAAAACCGGCGGCCTCGCGCCCTGGCAGGAACAACTCGCCAAGGCCATGATCGACGAGGCGCTTGAAGGGGGTCTGTCCATTTTCGATCTCGCGACCGCATGCGATGTTTCGCCGGCTTATTTTTGCCGTGCGTTCAAAACGTCGACCGGAACCACGCCTCACCGGTGGCTGACGCAAAGGCGCATCGAGGCGGCTAAGGCTTTACTCACGCATACGACGCAGTCACTGTCGCACATCGCCCTGGCGTGCGGTTTCACCGATCATAGCCACTTCAACCGCATATTTTTTCGCGCGACAGGCTCGGCGCCTGGCTCATGGCGCAAGTCCATCAAAGGCCAAACGGGCTAG
- a CDS encoding ATP-binding protein: protein MIELERLQIDPIGRTVLHEGKLLQVGSRAFDILLTLASSAGRLVSKDELMRAVWQDSVVQENNLQVHLSTLRKALGGDRRLIVTIPGRGYQLLMRPVTVEAPANVSPRRVDRSVPSPESSVTGRDAIVQRLRRLLEETKVLTLAGAGGIGKTTLAIEVARQAAADYADGVCFSELAAATTDEAVLSEIAQACGLRPADIAIDIPRLAAALSGKRMLLVLDNAEHVIEIVSRIVDTVVAQNDLLRVLVTSREPLRVMPEKVYRVEPLEVPAADATDDEILRCSAVSLFLGRVNLMQLEIGASRVELRLIAEICRRLDGIPLAIELAAASVSALGLDGVLSHLNDRMELLTGGYRNALPRHQTLRATFDWSFSILGHGNRLLFRRLAAFSGTFTLNALCAVVCGDDYPAADAINGICDLVAKSLVNLESDGRVIRYRLSESARAYALEKLAAEAERKLMAKRLASYLSRSRPARAIGNVAPDTDADAESQQWLDEARSVFDWAFSQRGDVQTGVELAPSLAETLLDAGLVHECCARVSQVIDALEALPPASVDPATERRVRAVLASALPYACGGTFSRRDRAFPAPDLL from the coding sequence ATGATCGAGTTGGAGCGCCTGCAGATCGATCCTATCGGACGCACCGTACTGCATGAGGGCAAGCTGTTGCAGGTCGGTTCCCGTGCCTTCGATATTCTCCTCACGCTTGCGTCGTCGGCTGGACGGCTTGTTTCGAAAGACGAGTTGATGCGTGCCGTCTGGCAGGATTCCGTCGTACAGGAAAACAACCTCCAGGTGCATCTGTCGACCTTGCGTAAAGCGTTGGGCGGGGACCGCCGCCTGATCGTCACGATCCCCGGGCGCGGTTACCAGTTGCTCATGCGCCCCGTCACGGTAGAAGCCCCCGCGAACGTATCGCCACGTCGGGTCGACCGCAGCGTGCCGTCGCCTGAAAGCAGCGTGACTGGCCGCGACGCGATCGTTCAGCGGCTTCGCAGGCTGCTCGAAGAAACGAAGGTGTTGACGTTGGCCGGCGCCGGCGGCATCGGCAAGACCACGCTGGCCATCGAAGTGGCACGACAGGCCGCAGCCGACTATGCCGATGGCGTGTGTTTCTCCGAACTCGCAGCGGCTACGACCGATGAAGCGGTTCTGTCCGAGATCGCTCAAGCGTGTGGGCTGCGCCCGGCCGATATCGCAATCGATATACCGCGCCTCGCCGCCGCGCTCTCCGGCAAGCGGATGCTTCTTGTGCTGGATAACGCGGAGCATGTGATTGAAATCGTCTCGCGGATCGTCGATACCGTTGTGGCGCAAAACGACCTGCTACGTGTGCTTGTGACGAGCCGTGAACCGCTTCGCGTGATGCCGGAGAAGGTGTACAGGGTCGAGCCGCTCGAGGTGCCCGCCGCGGACGCGACCGATGACGAGATTCTGCGGTGTTCGGCGGTCAGCCTCTTTCTGGGTCGCGTCAATCTGATGCAACTCGAAATAGGCGCGAGCCGTGTTGAGCTCCGCCTGATCGCCGAAATCTGCCGTCGGCTGGACGGCATTCCTTTAGCAATCGAACTGGCGGCGGCCAGCGTTTCCGCCCTCGGTCTGGACGGCGTACTTAGCCATCTGAACGACCGCATGGAACTGCTGACCGGTGGCTACCGGAACGCCCTGCCGCGCCATCAAACGCTACGCGCAACCTTCGACTGGAGCTTCTCGATACTCGGTCATGGCAATCGGCTTCTGTTCAGACGGCTCGCCGCATTCAGCGGCACCTTTACGTTGAATGCCCTGTGCGCGGTGGTGTGTGGCGACGATTACCCGGCGGCCGACGCGATCAACGGCATTTGCGATCTGGTGGCGAAATCGCTAGTCAATCTCGAGTCCGACGGACGCGTGATCCGGTATCGGCTTTCCGAATCCGCGCGCGCCTACGCGCTGGAAAAACTGGCGGCCGAGGCCGAGCGCAAGCTGATGGCGAAACGCCTTGCGAGCTACCTGTCGCGCTCGCGGCCGGCGCGTGCCATCGGCAACGTTGCTCCCGATACAGACGCAGACGCCGAATCTCAACAATGGCTGGATGAGGCGCGCAGCGTTTTCGACTGGGCGTTCTCCCAACGCGGCGATGTACAGACCGGGGTTGAACTCGCGCCCAGTCTCGCGGAAACGCTGCTCGATGCCGGTCTGGTTCACGAATGTTGCGCGCGCGTCAGCCAGGTTATCGACGCGCTGGAAGCACTGCCGCCGGCCTCGGTCGACCCGGCCACCGAACGGCGGGTGCGTGCCGTTCTCGCCTCGGCATTGCCCTACGCGTGCGGTGGGACGTTTAGCCGACGCGATAGAGCGTTTCCTGCGCCCGATCTGTTATGA
- a CDS encoding TonB family protein: MKTTHPFRGKTSLPRICAAKAFVVIACMMGTVTAEANTTSAPSYVPAQSIPCTYALSIDDLKSAGSTVEHAPRPDVAVRVSIDERGQISDAVVEQSSGNAAFDNLALQASRRAQCRPFPGMDGKPVAVETNFIFNLPQSNANATRAAPNLAAAALNPGAAGGRPVPSFPMSAPPPALLAAALPFEFSKPLDTSTLARFGITSGSSKAKLFDDWAKKLAADPDIKNYFTSNNNPANAGPFALSRALGVLDAMARISRDDRERLARFTTQALDNAPPDCGGLKNLQMISSRYLSMSTESDAELQAQLDTIYDLLKQATQSTPLPQITPGQRLQGQLALSASISEALKRDPDETEDLGLLMSGKQAELSPAAWCKATRLYRHAFDKTPQPARDWVTLSELETQRRSAAVLLTTLNNLNAMAQAARQPVAAPPVFDYPEMLRRRIRPNIVWDGKASRLETVVEVHCAPSGNLESVKIVRSSGDPAWDRAALEAVKRSDPMPLDESGQAPRSFKITLRPGV, encoded by the coding sequence ATGAAAACAACGCATCCATTCCGCGGCAAGACTTCACTGCCACGTATCTGCGCAGCGAAAGCATTCGTCGTTATCGCCTGCATGATGGGCACGGTTACAGCGGAGGCAAATACGACATCGGCGCCGTCGTATGTACCGGCGCAGAGCATTCCCTGCACCTATGCGCTGTCTATCGACGATCTGAAATCCGCGGGTTCGACTGTGGAACACGCACCTCGTCCGGACGTCGCGGTTCGGGTATCGATCGATGAGCGCGGACAGATCAGCGATGCGGTAGTGGAACAGTCGTCGGGCAATGCCGCCTTCGACAATCTCGCCCTGCAGGCATCCCGGCGAGCACAGTGCCGACCTTTTCCCGGTATGGACGGCAAGCCGGTCGCGGTTGAAACGAACTTCATCTTCAATCTGCCGCAGTCGAACGCCAACGCAACGCGCGCCGCCCCGAACCTGGCGGCGGCCGCACTCAATCCGGGCGCCGCGGGTGGCCGCCCTGTACCGTCTTTTCCCATGAGCGCGCCCCCGCCTGCGCTTCTGGCCGCGGCCCTCCCGTTTGAATTCAGCAAGCCGCTCGATACCAGCACGCTGGCCAGGTTCGGCATCACGTCCGGCTCGTCCAAGGCGAAACTCTTCGACGACTGGGCCAAAAAACTCGCGGCTGATCCGGACATCAAGAACTACTTCACGTCCAATAACAACCCGGCTAACGCGGGCCCGTTTGCGTTGTCGCGTGCGCTTGGCGTGCTGGACGCGATGGCGAGAATCTCGCGGGACGACCGTGAACGGCTGGCGCGTTTCACGACACAGGCGCTGGACAACGCGCCGCCGGATTGCGGCGGCCTCAAGAATCTGCAAATGATCTCGTCGCGCTACCTGTCAATGAGCACCGAGAGCGACGCAGAGCTTCAAGCTCAGCTGGATACGATCTACGACCTGCTCAAGCAAGCCACCCAGAGCACGCCGCTGCCACAGATCACGCCCGGCCAGCGGTTGCAAGGTCAACTGGCACTCTCGGCGTCCATTTCGGAGGCGCTGAAACGCGATCCCGACGAGACGGAAGATCTCGGCCTTCTGATGAGCGGCAAACAGGCGGAGCTTTCGCCTGCCGCGTGGTGCAAAGCCACGCGTTTATACCGGCATGCTTTCGACAAAACGCCGCAACCGGCGCGCGACTGGGTCACGCTTTCGGAGTTGGAAACCCAGCGACGTTCCGCCGCTGTCCTGCTGACGACGCTGAACAATCTCAACGCGATGGCGCAGGCCGCCCGACAGCCCGTCGCTGCGCCTCCGGTGTTCGACTATCCGGAGATGCTGCGGCGACGCATCCGTCCCAACATCGTCTGGGATGGCAAGGCGAGCCGACTCGAAACGGTGGTCGAGGTCCATTGCGCTCCTTCAGGCAACCTGGAGTCGGTGAAAATTGTCCGTTCGAGCGGCGACCCGGCGTGGGACCGGGCAGCACTTGAAGCGGTCAAGCGGTCCGATCCCATGCCGCTGGACGAAAGCGGTCAAGCGCCCCGGTCGTTCAAGATAACGCTGAGACCCGGCGTGTGA
- a CDS encoding H-NS histone family protein, translating into MSSRVKTLKQQLAQLDERLLIAWQQEQKAAIEHVRQVMNFFNLVPNQLRVDRRGTYKTRPLRMKYRDPVSGATWSGRGRAPSWIRNRRYEDFLVKQSDDAGSD; encoded by the coding sequence ATGAGCAGCAGGGTAAAGACGTTGAAGCAGCAACTCGCGCAACTCGATGAGCGGCTCCTGATTGCGTGGCAGCAGGAACAGAAAGCGGCGATCGAACATGTCCGGCAGGTCATGAACTTCTTCAACCTGGTGCCTAACCAGTTACGTGTGGACCGGCGCGGCACGTATAAGACCAGGCCGCTTCGGATGAAGTATCGGGACCCCGTCAGCGGTGCGACCTGGAGTGGCCGTGGCCGTGCGCCGTCATGGATCAGGAACCGGCGCTACGAGGACTTTCTGGTCAAGCAGTCCGACGACGCGGGATCGGACTAG
- a CDS encoding TetR/AcrR family transcriptional regulator encodes MQTRTHLLAAAKRLFVDRGFGATSLRDIATEAGYTQGAFYSNFASKEELFVELMRERSKAQVTDIARTLSDPAASAEDILSALEVWARTLDAEPEWSVLGVEFKLMGRRSPAVAAAVQALLDAHRDGLAYCIGQIFARLKKVPPESPMVLATSFMGLSQGLALQRSMLSEVPIGYMIMVFLRSLLAAAPRVR; translated from the coding sequence TTGCAGACGCGGACACATTTGCTTGCTGCGGCGAAGCGTCTGTTTGTCGACCGAGGTTTCGGCGCCACGTCGCTGAGAGATATCGCGACCGAGGCCGGTTATACGCAGGGCGCGTTCTATTCGAATTTCGCGAGCAAAGAAGAGCTGTTTGTCGAACTGATGCGAGAGCGGTCGAAGGCGCAAGTGACCGATATTGCCCGCACGCTGAGTGATCCCGCGGCGTCTGCGGAGGACATCCTGAGCGCGTTGGAAGTGTGGGCGCGAACACTCGATGCCGAGCCCGAGTGGTCCGTGCTGGGCGTTGAATTCAAGCTGATGGGACGCCGCAGTCCTGCTGTTGCAGCCGCAGTGCAGGCACTGCTGGATGCTCACCGCGATGGCCTCGCCTATTGCATCGGGCAGATTTTCGCCAGACTGAAAAAGGTGCCGCCGGAATCGCCGATGGTATTGGCCACGTCTTTCATGGGACTTTCGCAAGGCCTCGCGTTGCAGCGGTCGATGCTGTCCGAAGTGCCGATCGGATACATGATCATGGTGTTTCTGCGCAGCCTGTTAGCCGCCGCGCCGCGTGTGCGCTGA
- a CDS encoding alpha/beta hydrolase family protein, producing MALIVMLFALLATPAHAADVGFEEIKIANGAESPLTAGVWYPSDATASPHALGDVNQTVALDAPVAGHGLPLVLISHGGGGWYGSHYDTALALAHAGFVVAAVSHAGDTFDDQSRVLQLWRRPAQLHRLLDYMLDDWRWHERLDAGRVGAFGFSNGGFTVLVAAGGIPTLSKIAPYCEAHPEHDLCTALKQAGVDLHSIPEVSASAWVHDPRIKALVVAAPAFGFSFDRAGLSSVRAPIQLWRAADDRHQPHPYYEEAVRADLPEVPEYRVVPDAGHYDFLPPCDTRLSRKMPDICNSLPGFDRAAFHERFNADVVQFFQATLR from the coding sequence ATGGCCTTGATCGTCATGCTCTTTGCTCTGCTTGCCACACCGGCCCATGCCGCCGATGTCGGCTTCGAGGAGATCAAGATAGCGAACGGCGCGGAGTCGCCGCTAACGGCAGGGGTCTGGTATCCGAGTGATGCGACCGCGTCGCCACATGCTCTGGGCGATGTCAACCAGACGGTGGCGCTGGACGCGCCGGTCGCCGGCCATGGCCTGCCGCTGGTGCTGATCTCGCATGGCGGCGGAGGATGGTACGGCAGCCATTACGACACGGCGCTAGCCTTGGCTCACGCGGGCTTCGTGGTGGCGGCCGTCAGCCACGCCGGCGACACGTTCGATGACCAGAGCCGCGTGTTGCAGTTGTGGCGCCGTCCCGCGCAGCTTCACCGTTTGTTGGACTACATGCTCGACGACTGGCGTTGGCATGAGCGGCTGGACGCGGGCCGCGTCGGCGCATTCGGCTTTTCTAACGGTGGCTTCACCGTGCTCGTGGCCGCTGGCGGCATCCCGACTCTTTCGAAGATTGCCCCGTATTGCGAGGCTCATCCTGAGCACGACCTGTGCACGGCCTTGAAACAGGCCGGTGTCGATCTCCATTCGATCCCGGAGGTTTCTGCCAGCGCCTGGGTCCACGACCCGCGCATTAAGGCCCTTGTCGTCGCCGCGCCCGCGTTCGGCTTCAGCTTCGACCGCGCAGGGCTCAGCAGCGTGCGCGCCCCGATCCAACTCTGGCGAGCTGCCGACGATCGTCATCAGCCACATCCGTATTATGAGGAGGCAGTACGCGCCGATCTGCCTGAGGTACCTGAATATCGTGTGGTTCCTGATGCAGGCCATTACGATTTCCTGCCACCCTGCGATACGCGGCTGTCCCGGAAGATGCCGGACATCTGCAATAGCTTGCCGGGCTTCGACCGTGCGGCGTTCCATGAACGATTCAATGCCGATGTCGTGCAGTTCTTTCAGGCGACGCTGCGATAG